CAGTATGATGGACGAGATCGCTGCCATGCGCAGGGCCGAGAGGGAGGATGGCAGGGCCCAGCCCAGGGTTGCCCAGGTGGAACCTGGCGATCTCATCGCCGGCCGGCCGTCGTGGAATACCGTCACCATGGCGGGGATCCTCGCCGCCCAGGGACACCGCGATGAGGCGCGCGAGATATACCGGTCCATACTCACGAGTGACCCCGCCAACAAGGCCGCGTTGGCCGGCATGGAGGCCTTGGGCCATGCGGGCTAGGGTGCTGCCTAACAGATGACTATCCTCAACAAGGAAAAGATCCTGGAGCAGGCAAAGGCCTTTGTCGACGAGGGCAGGCTCGACAAGGCGATCCGGGAATACGAAAAGATCACCCTCGCAGATCCCTCCGACCTGAGGGTGAAGCTTCGGGTCGCTGAGCTCTACACCAAGCGCAAGCAGATAGGGGACGCGATCCGCATATACCGCGAGGTGGCCAACTCGTACACAGCGGACGGTTTTTTGCTCAAGGCGGTCACCGTCTACAAGAACATCCTCCGGCTCAACCCCTCCCTCATCGAGGTCAACGAGGAGCTCGCGGGGCTCTATGAGAAGATGGGGCTCATGCAGGACGCGGTCAGGCAGTACGACATCCTCGCTTCCACCCTGGACATGAAGGGGATGCCTGAGAAGGTCATCGATATACGCCGCAAGATCGTGGCGCTCAATCCGGAGGACGGATCGGCCAGGGTGAAGCTCGCCGAGACTTTCCAGCGCGAGGGCAGGACCGAGGAGGCGATCGACCAGTACGAGGACTACGCGGCCAGGCTGGAGAGAGCGGGCGCCGACAGGAGAAAGCTGGCCGACGTCTTCGAGAAGATACTCGCGCACAGGCCCAAGAACTATGACCTGATGAGAAAGCTCATCTCCATCTACGAGGAGCTTGCCGATCACAAGAAGGCGCTCAGGTGGCTGGAGGAGGGCAAGGAGATGAGCGAGCAGGATCCGGACCTGCTCAAGCTCGCGGCCGCAATATACACCTCGCAGAACCAGGTCGAGACCGCGCGCGGGAAGTATATGCTGCTCGCCGATCTCGAGACCGAAAACGGCAATCCGGAGAAGGCCCTCGACGCCTATTTCGAGATACTGGTGATGCTCCCCGACGAGGAGGACAGGCTCTTCAAGAGGGTGGAGGAGATAAAGCCGGGCGCCATGCCCGGGATGCTGGAGAGGGCTGCGAAGCGGCGCCTCGAGCTGGAGGCTGAGGAGGAGAGGCGCCAGATCGAGGAGGAGACGGAGAAGACCCAAAGGGAGGTGGCTGAGAGGGAGGAGAGGGAGGATGCGGAGAGGCTGGCGCGCAGGCCCAGGCCGAAGGCCGCGCCCGCTGCAAAGCCTGAACCTCAACCTCAACCTCAACCTCAACCGGAGCCCCAGACAAGGCCGGACCGCTCGCGCGCCGACTCGGCGTACAAACTCGGGCTTGCCTACAGGAAGATGGGGCTCGAGAAGGAGTCGTGCGCAGAATTCGCAAAGGCGCTTAAGATATACAGCGCATGCGCAGGGGCCGGCATGGCGGACGACGAGATGAAGGGGCGCATCAGGGAGATGGAGGCGCAGATCTCGGGCGACGCCGCTGCCGCCGCGACGCCAAAGGACCGGCCCGTCGCCCCGTCGGCTGCCGGGCCTCTGGACGCCGAGGACGAGACCGAGAAGGGCCCTGTCAGGGAGGCGCCCGCAAAGGACAGCGGGGCCAGGGGCAAGAAGAAGGTGTCGTTCATCTGATCTGTTCGGAGGACCATGGACCACCTTGCATACTACGATCTGAAGGAAGAGCCGTTCTCGATCGTGCCGCTCACGAATTTTTACTATCACAACGAGCAGCACGATCAGGCCTTCATGCGCCTGAGGCGCTCGGTCGAGGGCATGAAGGGGCTCGCGGTGCTCGTCGGCGACGTGGGCACCGGGAAGACCCTGCTCGCCCGCAGGCTCCTCGAGTCCCTGCCCGAAGAGCAGTACGAGGCGGCGCTGCTGGTCGTGCTCCACTCGACCGTCACGGGCAGCTGGCTGATAAAAAGGGTCGCCCAGCAGATGGGGGTCGCCGACACGGAGAGCGACAAGGCGGAGCTCATCGGCAGGCTCTACGAGCGGCTGAACGAAATATCGGAGGAGGGCAGGC
Above is a genomic segment from Pseudomonadota bacterium containing:
- a CDS encoding tetratricopeptide repeat protein translates to MTILNKEKILEQAKAFVDEGRLDKAIREYEKITLADPSDLRVKLRVAELYTKRKQIGDAIRIYREVANSYTADGFLLKAVTVYKNILRLNPSLIEVNEELAGLYEKMGLMQDAVRQYDILASTLDMKGMPEKVIDIRRKIVALNPEDGSARVKLAETFQREGRTEEAIDQYEDYAARLERAGADRRKLADVFEKILAHRPKNYDLMRKLISIYEELADHKKALRWLEEGKEMSEQDPDLLKLAAAIYTSQNQVETARGKYMLLADLETENGNPEKALDAYFEILVMLPDEEDRLFKRVEEIKPGAMPGMLERAAKRRLELEAEEERRQIEEETEKTQREVAEREEREDAERLARRPRPKAAPAAKPEPQPQPQPQPEPQTRPDRSRADSAYKLGLAYRKMGLEKESCAEFAKALKIYSACAGAGMADDEMKGRIREMEAQISGDAAAAATPKDRPVAPSAAGPLDAEDETEKGPVREAPAKDSGARGKKKVSFI